A single genomic interval of Sebastes umbrosus isolate fSebUmb1 chromosome 9, fSebUmb1.pri, whole genome shotgun sequence harbors:
- the arsia gene encoding arylsulfatase I, with translation MATTALTGFSMMSLLSLGYLSWDMMSPNQVENEPDQTFVDTFPVPQPPHIIFIMTDDQGFNDIGYHSSDIRTPALDKLAADGVKLENYYIQPICTPSRSQLITGRYQIHTGLQHSIIRPRQPSCLPFDQVTLPQRLQELGYSTHMVGKWHLGFYKKECLPTRRGFDTYFGSLTGSVNYYTYDSCDGPGRCGFDLHEGESVAWGQRGKYSTHLYTQRVRKILATHDPKSQPLFIFLSYQAVHTPLQSPREYIYPYRGLENVARRKYAAMVSAVDEAVRNITYALRKYDYYQNSVIIFSTDNGGQPLSGGSNWPLRGRKGTYWEGGVRGLGFVHSPLLRKKRRVSKALVHITDWYPTLVGLAGGNESLTEGVDGFDVWEAISEGKESPRLEILHNIDPLYNHARSGSLQNGYGIWNTAVQASIRAGDWKLLTGDPGYGDWTPPQMLPGFPGSWWNLERHTEPRKSVWLFNISGDPYERFDVSEQRPDVVKELLARLVYYNRTAVPVRYPSEDLRADPHLNGGAWVPWVGDEEEDSWDTVYQKKKKKDWKKKLKLSKSRSFFRRLNTRIMSNRI, from the exons ATGGCAACGACAGCTCTGACCGGGTTCTCCATGATGAGCCTGCTCAGCCTCGGATACCTGAGCTGGGACATGATGAGTCCTAACCAGGTGGAGAACGAGCCGGATCAGACGTTTGTTGACACGTTTCCGGTCCCGCAGCCTCctcacatcattttcatcatGACAGACGATCAGGGGTTCAACGACATCGGCTACCACAGCTCTGACATCAGGACCCCGGCGCTGGATAAACTGGCTGCGGACGGAGTGAAGCTGGAGAACTACTACATCCAGCCCATCTGCACCCCGTCCCGCAGCCAGCTCATCACCGGCAG GTACCAAATTCACACTGGCCTGCAGCACTCTATCATCCGGCCCCGCCAGCCCAGCTGCCTGCCCTTTGACCAGGTCACCCTCCCCCAGAGGCTGCAAGAGCTCGGTTACTCCACCCACATGGTCGGCAAGTGGCACCTGGGCTTCTACAAGAAGGAGTGCCTGCCCACTCGCCGTGGCTTCGACACGTACTTTGGCTCCTTAACGGGCAGCGTGAACTACTACACCTACGACTCCTGCGACGGCCCCGGGCGGTGCGGCTTCGACCTCCATGAGGGGGAGTCGGTCGCCTGGGGTCAGAGGGGCAAATACTCCACACATCTCTACACGCAGAGAGTCCGCAAGATCCTGGCGACCCACGATCCCAAGTCCCAGCCGCTGTTCATCTTCCTCTCCTACCAAGCTGTTCACACACCTCTGCAGTCCCCGCGCGAGTACATCTACCCGTACCGCGGGCTGGAAAATGTGGCGCGCAGGAAATATGCTGCTATGGTCTCAGCTGTAGACGAGGCAGTACGTAATATAACATACGCTCTCCGCAAGTATGATTACTACCAGAACAGTGTCATCATCTTCTCTACTGACAACGGTGGCCAGCCTTTGTCTGGCGGCAGTAACTGGCCGCTCAGAGGACGCAAAGGCACCTACTGGGAAGGCGGCGTCCGGGGTCTGGGGTTCGTCCACAGCCCCCTgttgaggaagaagaggagggtgagTAAAGCCCTGGTGCACATCACTGACTGGTACCCAACACTTGTGGGGTTAGCAGGTGGCAATGAGTCCCTGACGGAGGGGGTGGATGGGTTTGATGTTTGGGAAGCCATCAGTGAGGGGAAGGAGTCACCCAGGTTGGAGATCCTCCACAATATCGACCCTCTGTACAACCATGCACGCAGTGGCTCCCTGCAGAATGGATATGGGATTTGGAATACAGCTGTTCAGGCCTCTATACGAGCCGGAGACTGGAAACTCCTAACAGGAGACCCCGGCTACGGAGACTGGACACCGCCACAGATGCTCCCAGGTTTCCCTGGCAGCTGGTGGAACCTGGAGCGCCACACCGAACCCCGGAAATCTGTGTGGCTTTTCAACATCTCCGGAGACCCTTACGAACGTTTTGACGTTTCTGAGCAGAGACCGGATGTTGTCAAAGAGCTGCTGGCCAGATTGGTGTACTACAATCGCACCGCGGTGCCAGTGAGGTACCCATCGGAGGACTTACGGGCCGACCCCCACCTCAACGGGGGTGCCTGGGTGCCCTGGgtaggagacgaggaggaggacagcTGGGACACCGTctaccagaagaagaagaagaaggactgGAAGAAGAAGCTTAAACTGTCCAAAAGCAGGTCGTTTTTCAGGAGACTCAACACTAGAATCATGTCCAACAGGATATAA